In Myxococcus guangdongensis, a single window of DNA contains:
- a CDS encoding aldo/keto reductase, which translates to MKFTQLGRTGLRVSRLCLGCMSYGTPSWRPWVLNEESSQPFFRRAVELGINFFDTADMYSLGVSEEVTGRALRRYARMEEVVLATKVYFPMGDGPNMRGLSRKHIVQACEASLKRLGVETIDLYQIHRMDPHTPLEETLAALEQLVNQGKVRYLGASSTYAWQFARALGVADLHGWSRFVSMQDHYNLVYREEEREMLPLCEAEGIGVIPWSPLARGLLAGSRKSLTDRTSTTRAKTDAYATVLYDQPGDWEVAEANRKVAEARNVPPAQVALAWLLSRPVVTAPIIGATKMEHLEDAARAVDLKLTAEELQQLEAPYLPHALRGM; encoded by the coding sequence ATGAAGTTCACACAGCTGGGCCGCACCGGCCTGCGCGTCTCCCGCCTCTGCCTGGGCTGCATGAGCTACGGCACGCCTTCGTGGCGGCCCTGGGTCCTGAACGAGGAGTCCTCCCAGCCCTTCTTCCGCCGCGCGGTGGAGCTGGGCATCAACTTCTTCGACACCGCCGACATGTACTCGCTGGGCGTCAGCGAGGAGGTGACGGGTCGTGCGCTGCGACGGTATGCGCGCATGGAGGAGGTGGTGCTCGCCACCAAGGTCTACTTCCCCATGGGGGACGGGCCCAACATGCGGGGCCTGTCTCGCAAGCACATCGTCCAGGCGTGCGAGGCGAGCCTCAAGCGCCTGGGGGTGGAGACCATCGACCTGTATCAAATCCACCGGATGGACCCGCACACGCCGCTGGAGGAGACGCTGGCCGCGCTGGAGCAGCTCGTGAACCAGGGCAAGGTGCGCTACCTGGGCGCGTCGTCCACGTATGCGTGGCAGTTCGCCCGGGCGCTGGGCGTGGCGGACCTGCACGGCTGGTCGCGCTTCGTGTCCATGCAGGACCACTACAACCTGGTGTACCGGGAGGAGGAGCGGGAGATGCTGCCCCTGTGCGAGGCGGAGGGCATCGGCGTCATCCCCTGGTCTCCCCTGGCGCGCGGGCTGCTCGCGGGCTCGCGCAAGTCACTCACGGACCGGACCTCCACGACGCGCGCGAAGACGGATGCGTACGCGACCGTGCTGTATGACCAGCCGGGGGACTGGGAGGTGGCGGAGGCCAACCGGAAGGTGGCCGAGGCGCGCAACGTGCCGCCCGCGCAGGTGGCCCTGGCGTGGCTCCTGTCGCGGCCGGTGGTGACGGCGCCCATCATCGGCGCCACGAAGATGGAGCACCTGGAGGACGCCGCGCGCGCCGTGGACCTCAAGCTCACGGCGGAGGAGCTTCAACAGCTCGAGGCGCCCTACCTGCCCCACGCGCTGCGCGGCATGTGA